In Bacillus sp. NP247, one DNA window encodes the following:
- the ybaK gene encoding Cys-tRNA(Pro) deacylase, with product MKKDKTNAMRILDKEKIEYSMMSYDPDDGKIDGVSVAEKIGREVREVYKTLIAQGNSKNYHVFIIPVDEELNLKAAAKAVSEKKIEMIPVKDITKVSGYIRGGCSPIGMKKLFSTCIDESAQILETMIVSGGKIGIQIELKVDDLAKVTRAQFGEVTK from the coding sequence ATGAAAAAAGATAAAACTAATGCGATGCGAATATTAGATAAAGAAAAAATTGAATATTCGATGATGTCATATGATCCGGACGATGGGAAAATTGATGGAGTGTCAGTTGCCGAGAAAATTGGACGAGAAGTGAGAGAAGTATATAAAACGTTAATCGCTCAAGGGAATAGTAAAAATTATCATGTTTTTATCATTCCAGTAGATGAGGAACTAAATTTAAAAGCAGCCGCAAAAGCAGTAAGTGAAAAGAAGATTGAAATGATTCCTGTTAAAGATATTACGAAAGTTTCAGGGTATATTCGCGGCGGTTGTTCACCGATCGGAATGAAGAAATTATTTTCTACATGCATTGATGAGAGCGCACAAATACTTGAAACGATGATAGTAAGCGGCGGGAAAATCGGTATACAAATTGAGCTGAAAGTTGATGACTTGGCGAAAGTGACGAGAGCGCAGTTTGGTGAGGTAACGAAGTAA
- a CDS encoding 5'-methylthioadenosine/S-adenosylhomocysteine nucleosidase, translating to MKDNLLKKYGALATTIALSFSILAGCSASPKQVAEAKSNQNPILIQGPMPIEAEKFAKRLKNVKEEKSGSFVFYKGTVDNYPVIVAKTGKGMENTAAATAVAIEKYKPIAIINQGTSGGHDPNLNVFDIVLGKKVANIGSLKTTNMDENQGIEPAKWISMDLMASEGSAGEDPNAEKIRYYEGDKDLLAAANAVKDKYTKGKVVEGTIGSADVWNNEVDRIKWFHTKYGTSVEEMEGAAAAQIAKAYDVPFLGIRVLSNNKTNGGKYNPNTAAANQEYVYEVVKKYIDSMPNK from the coding sequence ATGAAGGACAATCTGTTGAAAAAATATGGTGCCCTAGCAACTACTATCGCATTATCATTCTCAATACTTGCAGGATGTAGTGCTAGTCCAAAACAAGTAGCAGAGGCAAAAAGCAATCAAAACCCTATCTTAATCCAAGGTCCAATGCCGATAGAAGCTGAAAAATTTGCAAAAAGGTTAAAAAATGTGAAAGAAGAAAAATCTGGGAGTTTTGTATTTTATAAAGGAACTGTAGACAATTATCCTGTAATCGTTGCGAAAACAGGTAAAGGAATGGAAAATACAGCAGCCGCTACAGCAGTGGCTATTGAAAAATATAAGCCTATAGCGATTATTAACCAAGGAACATCAGGTGGACATGATCCTAATTTAAATGTATTTGATATTGTTTTAGGAAAAAAAGTCGCGAATATAGGTTCATTAAAAACAACAAATATGGATGAGAATCAAGGAATTGAGCCGGCAAAATGGATATCTATGGACTTAATGGCTTCTGAAGGAAGTGCAGGAGAAGATCCAAATGCTGAGAAAATCCGATACTACGAGGGAGATAAGGATTTACTTGCAGCAGCTAATGCAGTAAAGGATAAATATACAAAAGGTAAAGTGGTTGAAGGTACGATAGGTTCAGCAGACGTTTGGAATAATGAAGTTGATAGAATTAAGTGGTTCCATACAAAATACGGTACATCTGTAGAAGAAATGGAAGGCGCTGCCGCAGCGCAAATCGCAAAAGCTTATGACGTACCATTTTTAGGAATTAGAGTATTATCTAACAATAAAACAAACGGCGGAAAATACAACCCAAATACAGCAGCGGCAAATCAAGAATATGTATATGAAGTAGTTAAAAAGTATATAGATTCGATGCCAAATAAATAG
- a CDS encoding endonuclease I family protein, producing the protein MKFRNTKLAMVTLSSFFILGSASLSFTDIIHGEVVAASPQVDTFSAQEITVKNYDDTYYNNAIGKTGLELKKELHNVIDNHTKISYSAVWEALRDTDEDPNNKNNVLLLYTGRSQGKFTNGSGVDNWNREHVWAKSHGDFGTAAGPGTDLHHLRATDVSVNSSRGNLDFDNGGMNHSEATECKYDSDSWEPRDSVKGDIARMLFYMAARYEGDNGEIDLELNEKVDNNKDPYMGKLSVLLKWNEQDPVDDLERKRNEVIFTKYQHNRNPFIDHPEWVNKIWK; encoded by the coding sequence ATGAAGTTCCGAAACACAAAACTTGCTATGGTTACACTATCTTCATTTTTTATTTTAGGTTCAGCATCTCTATCATTCACAGATATCATACATGGTGAAGTAGTTGCAGCATCTCCACAAGTAGATACGTTTTCAGCACAAGAGATTACTGTAAAAAACTATGACGATACATATTATAATAACGCTATAGGAAAAACGGGTTTAGAATTAAAGAAGGAACTTCATAATGTTATTGATAATCATACAAAGATATCATACAGTGCGGTTTGGGAAGCGCTAAGAGATACTGATGAAGATCCAAATAATAAAAATAATGTGTTGCTCTTATATACTGGGCGTTCGCAAGGGAAATTTACGAATGGTTCAGGAGTTGATAACTGGAACCGAGAGCATGTTTGGGCAAAATCTCACGGTGATTTTGGAACGGCTGCAGGACCTGGAACAGATTTGCATCATTTAAGAGCGACGGATGTATCTGTAAATAGTTCACGTGGAAATCTGGATTTTGATAATGGTGGTATGAATCATTCGGAAGCGACAGAATGTAAATATGATAGTGATTCTTGGGAACCTCGTGATAGTGTAAAAGGAGATATCGCTAGAATGCTGTTTTACATGGCTGCTCGTTACGAAGGAGATAACGGCGAAATAGACTTAGAACTAAATGAAAAGGTGGATAACAATAAAGATCCATACATGGGGAAACTATCTGTTTTACTAAAATGGAATGAACAAGACCCTGTCGATGATTTAGAGCGAAAGCGTAATGAAGTGATTTTTACAAAATATCAACATAATCGCAATCCTTTTATTGATCATCCTGAATGGGTAAATAAAATTTGGAAGTAA